GAGGGCTCGAAGGGTAAGACCGCCGGTCGCGGTACCAAGGGAACGAAGGCTCGTTACCAGGTTCGCGTCGGCTTCGAGGGCGGGCAGATGCCCCTCCACATGCGTACGCCGAAGCTGCGCGGGTTCAAGAACCCGTTCCGCGTCGAGTATCAGGTGGTCAACCTCGACAAGCTCGCCGAGCTCTACCCCGAGGGCGGAGAGGTCACCATCGCGGGCCTCGTCGCCAAGGGCGCGGTTCGCAAGAACGAGAAGGTCAAGGTGCTCGGCACCGGCGACATCTCGGTGAAGCTCACCGTGTCGGTCGACAAGGTCTCGGGTTCCGCCGAGCAGAAGATCGTCGCTGCGGGCGGCACCGT
This portion of the Microbacterium hatanonis genome encodes:
- the rplO gene encoding 50S ribosomal protein L15 translates to MAENETEAAEPKKAPARKPAAKKPAAAAKTKEAPATRPGVLKVHHLRPVPGAHKAKTRVGRGEGSKGKTAGRGTKGTKARYQVRVGFEGGQMPLHMRTPKLRGFKNPFRVEYQVVNLDKLAELYPEGGEVTIAGLVAKGAVRKNEKVKVLGTGDISVKLTVSVDKVSGSAEQKIVAAGGTVQ